A single window of Colletotrichum higginsianum IMI 349063 chromosome 8, whole genome shotgun sequence DNA harbors:
- a CDS encoding Helix-loop-helix DNA-binding domain-containing protein, translating into MAQHGFGQFNGAHGGGGSIDPNDLAMGGNYGSSYSNNYNSNSNSANNPSGFSSGSALFGDDELLDGLGSPTEAQPGMHGHGQDFAGGMSDMGMGFNQTIYGSHHGLDQNHINGYSNTPDGDPIQSPFVHSFNNSQFGQMHHRQALGTSLQSPISYSGSPLAGSELTGEAADANYLNAKNRARMAQAMQRKSSSTNTRSPMTPKSAMHSVPMATQESSGFGAQSIRTQGIHEKSPSGGQWMQTPAGSMAASYGSGFSSPIQPGLAQLNEVMMKGGTSMPAKLGVQPGGAVSSQEMKRKRRRESHNLVERRRRDNINERIQDLSRLVPAHRLEDEKIRKMIQNGTPLSPTLSGISNPSQATSGLAGPGARRAAGATGNITTGLPIEDKDKGPNKGDILNGAVSWTRDLMWMLHLKLQQQEELMNAIAELGGHFPFELTEDEKRMQTELMEAISKNDTMGYTRTSGSGLRVPHHTDFRGEPLNGSGSSAEAVSVSPGDNNNNRNGTGLTNDLGAGNEFWNDPDDDDSGPASLNFKEEDEFGMDLTQ; encoded by the coding sequence ATGGCACAACACGGCTTCGGCCAGTTTAACGGCGCCcacggtggcggcgggagcATCGATCCCAATGACCTGGCCATGGGCGGAAACTATGGATCATCCTACTCAAACAACTATAACTCGAACTCAAACTCTGCGAACAACCCAAGCGGCTTCTCCAGTGGTTCCGCCCtcttcggcgacgacgagctcctcgatgGTCTTGGAAGCCCGACTGAGGCCCAGCCCGGCATGCATGGTCATGGCCAAGACTTTGCCGGCGGGATGTCGGACATGGGCATGGGCTTCAACCAGACCATCTACGGTTCTCACCACGGCTTGGACCAAAACCATATCAACGGCTACTCCAACACTCCAGACGGCGATCCAATCCAGAGCCCCTTCGTTCACAGTTTCAACAACTCGCAGTTCGGGCAGATGCACCACCGCCAGGCGCTCGGCACCTCGCTTCAATCTCCCATATCCTACTCCGGCTCACCTTTGGCTGGTTCGGAGCTGACTGGTGAGGCTGCTGACGCCAACTACCTCAACGCTAAAAACCGAGCTAGGATGGCTCAGGCGATGCAACGGAAGAGCTCCTCAACCAATACCCGCAGCCCCATGACTCCCAAGTCGGCAATGCACTCCGTGCCCATGGCGACACAGGAGTCTTCCGGCTTCGGCGCTCAGTCTATCCGGACCCAAGGTATCCACGAGAAGTCACCCTCTGGAGGCCAATGGATGCAGACCCCTGCGGGCAGCATGGCAGCGTCGTATGGCTCCGGTTTCTCGTCGCCTATCCAGCCCGGGCTTGCTCAGCTCAACGAAGTTATGATGAAGGGTGGCACTTCGATGCCTGCAAAGCTTGGTGTCCAGCCTGGCGGTGCAGTTTCGTCTCAGGAGATGAAACGAAAGCGGCGCAGAGAGTCCCACAACCTAGTCgagcgacgtcgacgagacaACATCAATGAGAGAATCCAGGACCTTAGCCGACTGGTGCCTGCGCATCGCTTGGAGGATGAGAAGATTCGCAAGATGATCCAGAACGGTACCCCTCTGTCGCCTACGCTGTCCGGCATTTCGAACCCTTCCCAAGCCACCTCGGGTCTCGCCGGTCCAGGCGCGCGCCGCGCAGCTGGCGCGACAGGCAACATCACGACCGGCCTCCCTatcgaggacaaggacaagggcCCCAACAAGGGAGATATTCTCAACGGCGCTGTCAGCTGGACAAGAGACCTGATGTGGATGCTTCATTTGAAGCTTCAGCAGCAGGAAGAGCTGATGAACGCCATTGCGGAACTCGGCGGCCATTTTCCATTCGAGCTGACTGAGGATGAGAAGCGCATGCAAACCGAGCTGATggaagccatctccaagaACGACACAATGGGCTACACGCGCACGAGCGGGTCCGGCCTCAGAGTACCCCATCACACTGATTTCCGCGGCGAACCCCTCAACGGCTCAGGCAGCTCGGCCGAGGCTGTCTCTGTCAGCCCGGGtgacaacaacaacaaccgcAATGGTACGGGTCTGACCAATGATCTCGGAGCCGGCAACGAGTTCTGGAACGACCCTGATGACGATGACAGCGGCCCAGCATCACTCAACTTcaaggaagaggatgagTTCGGCATGGATTTGACACAATAG